Proteins encoded within one genomic window of Bemisia tabaci chromosome 2, PGI_BMITA_v3:
- the LOC109030056 gene encoding uncharacterized protein produces MTILGIMNYIQHLGIRVEFPPALSWVAGGGFHILHHKYPKKNLGLQLRLFDKLAGTYLDDTRSY; encoded by the exons ATGACAATATTAGGAATAATGAATTATATACAACATTTAGGAATCAGAGTTGAATTTCCGCCAGCATTGTCATGGGTAGCCGGCGGTGGGTTTCATATCCTTCACCACAAATACCCAAAGAAAAATCTTGGATTACAACTTCGTCTTTTTGACAAG TTGGCCGGAACTTACTTGGACGACACGAGGAGCTATTAG